From the Bdellovibrio reynosensis genome, one window contains:
- a CDS encoding efflux RND transporter permease subunit, which produces MSLPKISISRPIFITCITIAIIVVGWASFKSMSVDLFPDVSVPVVSVQTVYPGAGPSEIETLVSRPIEEEVSTIAGIKRLTSKSLEGVSQVIVEFNSTVDSKDAEQQVRDKVNIAKAKLPDEVEDSVIKKFDPSDTPILMLSLTAKDMGDAQLFDIADQYIKPRLEQVSNVGAIEIFGGREREIHVILDRNKLRPREISVSQVAGQVGASGENIPSGKVEQGGKELVFRGLGEFKTVSEIGDTLVNLYGNEVPTRVADLGKVVDTLEDEKSRAYVNGQKAIFLQVYRQSGSNTVKVADDVLKQMEKLKPELEKMQGAPQVQLVTNASTKIKNNIYDVNETIIIGIILTVITVFFFLGSARSTLITAFSLPISLIGSFMVMKLAGFSINIVSMLALTLAVGLLIDDAIVVIENIYRRMELGEDSLTAAEKGTSEIQMAVMAITLVVIAVFVPVGTMSGTIGQFLKQFGMTVVFSMAISWFVAMTIIPMLTAYFGGEGHSTHKPVSNSLYDKTLGRMVRGFDRFQASLETVFEKFLRVTLNHPLKTIGATFLVFVLSIYTVTKVPGAFITDDDAGEFTVTLEMSPGTSLNGMNKVGDEVDKIIRANSEVDYTTMIIGTQYGESNKASYYVRLKKERGGLTTEQFRDKVRQQLTPFAATANPVVKKYDASGGMGAQPFTLNLVSADPEALNASAEKLMAVLKTDPRLKDLNSNYRPGKPEMQVILKPGAARQYGVNTSTMGGELRAQIEGYTPAKFREKGREYNVRVRLLPEQRDLKENFNAVYVPNVNRKLVRLSDIAKGDETTGPASIERQDRGRYIQITAGLAPGAGLSDVVNDAVKAMTAGESALPPSVRYAFAGDAENMQELVTSTVLALGFAILFIYLILASLYESFITPITIMIAMPLALCGGFLGLYLMNETITIFAIFGLFMLIGVAGKNGILLVDYTRQLMAEGKSRADALVEAGKTRLRPILMTSFALIAGTIPVAIGLNEASKSRTAMGVVIIGGMITSTILTLIVVPAVFTYVDRFRLWANDLGARFTSHKKEHKDRHVEVKISNDKKENEMELAETEA; this is translated from the coding sequence ATGAGTCTGCCAAAGATTTCCATTAGCCGTCCAATTTTCATTACCTGCATCACCATTGCGATCATCGTGGTGGGTTGGGCTTCATTCAAATCCATGAGTGTGGATTTATTCCCAGATGTCAGCGTCCCGGTGGTATCAGTTCAAACTGTCTATCCAGGTGCTGGTCCTTCTGAAATTGAAACCCTAGTAAGCCGTCCCATCGAAGAAGAAGTTAGTACCATCGCTGGGATCAAACGTCTGACTTCAAAAAGTTTAGAAGGTGTTTCGCAAGTTATCGTTGAATTTAACAGTACGGTTGATTCTAAGGACGCTGAACAACAAGTTCGCGACAAAGTGAATATTGCGAAGGCTAAACTTCCTGATGAAGTTGAAGATTCGGTTATTAAAAAATTCGACCCTTCAGACACCCCAATCCTAATGCTGTCGTTAACGGCGAAAGACATGGGTGATGCGCAATTGTTTGATATTGCCGATCAGTACATCAAGCCGCGCCTAGAGCAGGTTAGTAACGTCGGAGCCATTGAAATCTTCGGTGGTCGTGAAAGAGAAATCCATGTCATCTTGGATCGCAATAAACTTCGTCCCCGTGAAATTTCAGTAAGTCAGGTTGCAGGTCAAGTTGGCGCTTCCGGTGAAAACATTCCAAGTGGTAAAGTTGAACAGGGTGGCAAAGAACTTGTTTTCCGAGGTTTGGGTGAATTTAAAACTGTTTCTGAAATCGGCGACACCTTAGTGAACCTTTATGGTAACGAAGTCCCAACCCGAGTTGCCGATCTTGGTAAAGTCGTTGATACTTTAGAAGATGAAAAATCCCGCGCCTACGTGAACGGGCAAAAAGCCATTTTCTTACAAGTGTACCGTCAATCGGGTTCTAACACCGTCAAAGTTGCCGATGACGTTTTAAAACAAATGGAAAAATTAAAACCTGAACTTGAAAAGATGCAAGGTGCACCTCAAGTTCAACTGGTAACAAATGCTTCCACTAAAATTAAAAACAATATTTACGACGTAAATGAAACCATCATCATTGGTATTATTCTGACAGTGATCACAGTGTTCTTCTTTTTAGGAAGCGCACGTTCTACATTAATCACTGCCTTTTCTTTGCCAATTTCCTTAATTGGCTCGTTCATGGTCATGAAGCTTGCAGGCTTTTCAATCAACATCGTTTCAATGTTAGCCTTAACCCTGGCAGTGGGTCTTCTGATCGACGATGCCATCGTGGTTATTGAAAACATCTATCGCCGTATGGAGTTGGGTGAAGATTCATTAACCGCCGCTGAAAAAGGAACGAGCGAAATCCAAATGGCCGTTATGGCTATCACACTGGTGGTTATTGCCGTGTTCGTTCCAGTAGGAACCATGTCAGGAACTATTGGTCAGTTCTTAAAACAATTCGGTATGACTGTGGTGTTTTCAATGGCGATCAGTTGGTTTGTCGCGATGACCATCATCCCAATGCTGACGGCTTATTTCGGTGGTGAAGGTCATAGCACGCACAAGCCAGTATCAAACTCGCTTTACGATAAAACCCTAGGTCGCATGGTCCGTGGTTTTGACCGCTTCCAGGCAAGTCTTGAAACGGTTTTTGAAAAATTCTTAAGAGTGACTTTAAACCATCCTCTTAAAACAATCGGTGCTACGTTCTTAGTGTTTGTTCTAAGTATCTATACAGTTACCAAGGTGCCAGGTGCCTTTATCACAGACGATGATGCTGGTGAATTCACCGTGACCTTAGAAATGTCCCCAGGAACAAGCTTAAATGGCATGAATAAGGTCGGTGATGAAGTTGATAAGATCATTCGCGCTAATAGCGAAGTTGACTACACAACGATGATTATCGGAACCCAGTACGGTGAATCGAACAAAGCAAGTTACTATGTTCGCCTTAAAAAAGAGCGCGGTGGTTTAACGACGGAACAATTCCGCGATAAAGTCAGACAACAACTGACTCCATTTGCAGCGACTGCTAATCCAGTGGTTAAAAAGTATGATGCTTCAGGTGGTATGGGTGCTCAGCCATTCACGTTGAATTTGGTATCAGCTGATCCAGAGGCATTAAATGCTTCCGCTGAAAAATTAATGGCTGTTTTAAAAACAGATCCACGCCTAAAAGACCTCAACTCGAACTATCGCCCTGGCAAACCTGAAATGCAGGTCATCTTAAAACCAGGTGCAGCAAGACAGTACGGTGTGAATACTTCAACTATGGGCGGCGAATTACGTGCCCAAATCGAAGGCTATACCCCAGCGAAGTTCCGTGAAAAAGGCAGAGAGTATAACGTTCGCGTGCGCTTGCTTCCTGAACAAAGGGACTTAAAAGAAAACTTCAACGCCGTTTACGTTCCGAACGTGAATAGAAAACTAGTAAGACTTTCTGACATCGCTAAAGGCGATGAGACAACGGGCCCTGCATCTATTGAACGTCAAGATCGTGGTCGTTACATCCAAATCACCGCTGGCCTTGCGCCAGGGGCGGGCTTAAGTGATGTTGTTAACGACGCTGTAAAAGCAATGACAGCAGGTGAAAGCGCATTGCCTCCAAGTGTGCGCTATGCTTTCGCTGGTGACGCCGAAAATATGCAAGAACTTGTGACTTCCACGGTTCTTGCCTTGGGCTTTGCGATTCTGTTTATTTACCTGATCCTAGCAAGTCTTTATGAATCCTTCATCACGCCAATCACGATCATGATCGCGATGCCATTGGCTCTCTGTGGAGGTTTCTTAGGGCTTTACTTGATGAATGAAACGATCACAATCTTCGCGATCTTTGGTCTATTCATGCTTATCGGGGTGGCCGGTAAAAACGGTATCTTACTAGTAGACTACACAAGACAGCTGATGGCTGAAGGAAAAAGCCGCGCTGATGCCTTGGTAGAAGCTGGTAAAACTCGTCTTCGCCCGATCTTGATGACTTCGTTTGCCTTAATCGCTGGTACAATTCCAGTTGCTATAGGTCTAAATGAAGCTTCTAAATCCCGCACAGCAATGGGTGTGGTAATTATCGGTGGTATGATCACTTCGACAATCCTAACCCTGATCGTAGTGCCAGCGGTTTTCACCTACGTAGATCGTTTCCGCCTCTGGGCCAATGATCTTGGCGCAAGATTTACTTCTCACAAAAAAGAGCATAAAGATCGCCACGTGGAAGTTAAAATCTCTAACGACAAAAAAGAAAACGAAATGGAACTGGCTGAAACTGAAGCCTAA
- a CDS encoding aminotransferase class V-fold PLP-dependent enzyme: MLILWTMYKHLYSRFLNAHPNEYHFACHSHHYWPDVSREAHLQYWDDSCQYVDDKWGHIFSKKIPAAQKLIAETLGISHSEQIVFAPNTHELVFRLLSSLDWNKKIRVLTTDSEFYSFDRQINRLSEFANFEIVKIPTLPFATFNERFASAMDQAEFDLIFLSHVFFNSGVVSDVVGLAKKAPTDTMFVIDGYHSFMAVPVDLSSIQDRAFYVAGAYKYAQGGEGACFLYVPPATRHRPFHTGWFAELSHLSAVGNQVGYPTDALQYAGSTMDFSALYRLIAVFEKFKSENLSPEKIHAVVQKNQTLFLELLKKKNSKTVNAHKLLANSLDLHGHFLTFDLGSTEATQKAVKDLQQAGIKTDSRGSRLRFGFGLYHDAKDLEKVTDLVSQI; the protein is encoded by the coding sequence TTGCTTATACTCTGGACCATGTATAAGCACCTTTATTCCCGCTTCTTAAACGCCCATCCGAATGAATACCACTTTGCTTGCCACAGCCATCACTATTGGCCCGATGTAAGCCGTGAAGCACATTTACAATACTGGGATGATTCCTGCCAGTACGTTGATGATAAATGGGGGCATATTTTTTCTAAGAAAATTCCGGCAGCGCAAAAGCTGATTGCTGAAACCTTGGGGATTTCCCATTCTGAGCAGATCGTTTTTGCACCGAATACCCATGAGTTGGTGTTTCGCCTGTTAAGTTCTTTAGATTGGAATAAGAAGATCCGCGTTCTTACGACGGATTCGGAATTCTATAGCTTTGATAGACAGATTAACCGTCTTTCTGAATTTGCGAATTTTGAGATAGTCAAAATCCCCACACTGCCCTTTGCAACTTTCAATGAACGCTTTGCTTCGGCGATGGATCAGGCCGAGTTTGATCTGATCTTTTTAAGCCATGTGTTTTTTAATTCCGGCGTAGTCAGTGATGTGGTGGGACTTGCGAAGAAAGCTCCCACAGATACGATGTTTGTTATTGATGGGTACCATAGCTTTATGGCAGTGCCTGTGGACCTTTCGAGCATTCAGGATAGAGCCTTTTACGTCGCGGGGGCGTACAAATATGCCCAAGGTGGGGAAGGCGCATGTTTTCTTTATGTGCCACCCGCTACCCGCCATCGTCCTTTTCATACGGGATGGTTTGCTGAACTATCGCACCTGTCTGCTGTAGGAAATCAAGTGGGTTACCCCACCGATGCCCTTCAATATGCTGGCAGCACCATGGACTTTTCTGCGCTTTATAGACTGATTGCAGTTTTTGAAAAATTTAAGTCGGAAAATTTAAGTCCTGAAAAAATCCACGCGGTTGTGCAGAAAAATCAGACGCTGTTTTTGGAACTCCTAAAAAAGAAAAACTCTAAAACTGTAAACGCCCATAAGCTGCTTGCGAATTCTTTGGATTTACACGGACACTTTTTGACGTTTGATCTTGGATCAACAGAGGCAACACAGAAAGCCGTAAAGGATCTGCAGCAAGCGGGAATCAAAACGGATTCCCGCGGCAGTCGTTTGCGTTTTGGCTTTGGTCTTTATCATGATGCTAAAGACCTAGAGAAAGTCACAGATCTAGTTTCACAAATATAA